A single Agromyces sp. CF514 DNA region contains:
- a CDS encoding carbohydrate ABC transporter permease, with the protein MSVSTTGPDPVGISGPLHGVVPMQEPGTDPQPTRAVRAVRGPRRVGPAGRARLTRLTPYLFVATAVGLLLLLTYLPAANMIWYSFTDWSGLGPIENVVGFDNYVEVFTNPRIFSVFGVSLYYFVGAFVQMAIALYFATLLSFSTRFSNFFRGVIFFPYLINGVAIGFVFLYLFQPGGTLDTVLGWFGLADPPQWLGDASIANYSLAGTSVWRYTGLNFVLFLGAIQSIPGELYEAAELDGANRWKQFRYIIFPGIRRIIGLSFILAVAGALSVFEIPFIMTGGANGTATFVIQTLQTAFSYRQVGLASAMAVVLLVIVLIVTWIQRKLFPDEKVDLT; encoded by the coding sequence ATGTCCGTGTCGACCACAGGACCGGATCCCGTGGGGATCTCCGGCCCGCTGCACGGCGTCGTGCCGATGCAGGAACCCGGGACGGATCCGCAGCCGACCCGCGCGGTCCGCGCCGTTCGCGGCCCTCGCCGCGTTGGCCCGGCCGGCCGCGCGCGGCTCACGCGACTCACCCCGTACCTCTTCGTCGCCACGGCGGTGGGCCTGCTGCTGCTGCTCACGTACCTGCCCGCGGCCAACATGATCTGGTACAGCTTCACCGACTGGAGCGGCCTCGGCCCGATCGAGAACGTGGTCGGGTTCGACAACTACGTCGAGGTCTTCACGAACCCGCGCATCTTCTCGGTCTTCGGGGTGAGCCTCTACTATTTCGTCGGCGCGTTCGTGCAGATGGCGATCGCCCTCTACTTCGCGACGCTGCTCAGCTTCAGCACGCGGTTCTCGAACTTCTTCCGCGGGGTCATCTTCTTCCCGTACCTCATCAACGGCGTGGCGATCGGCTTCGTGTTCCTCTACCTGTTCCAGCCCGGCGGCACGCTCGATACGGTGCTCGGATGGTTCGGGCTCGCCGACCCGCCGCAGTGGCTCGGCGACGCGTCGATCGCGAACTACTCGCTCGCGGGCACCTCGGTGTGGCGGTACACGGGCCTCAACTTCGTGCTCTTCCTCGGCGCGATCCAGTCGATTCCGGGCGAGCTGTACGAGGCCGCCGAGCTCGACGGCGCGAACCGGTGGAAGCAGTTCCGGTACATCATCTTCCCGGGCATCCGGCGCATCATCGGGCTCTCGTTCATCCTCGCGGTCGCCGGCGCGCTGTCGGTGTTCGAGATCCCGTTCATCATGACCGGCGGTGCGAACGGCACCGCGACCTTCGTGATCCAGACCCTGCAGACGGCGTTCTCGTACCGGCAGGTCGGCCTCGCCTCGGCGATGGCGGTCGTGCTGCTCGTGATCGTGCTCATCGTCACCTGGATCCAACGAAAGCTCTTCCCCGACGAGAAGGTGGACCTCACATGA
- a CDS encoding carbohydrate ABC transporter permease gives MSRVLSGVGKYASLIIAAVVVLLPLSVVLFASFKTTAEYGSTGPLTPPSNWFNLENFGIAFTNGDMIEGFVNTTIVLVISLAGTIVIGTMAAYAIDRFQFRGRKLIMGLFLVATLIPSVTSQVATFQIIAGLGLFNTKAALVLLFLGTDIIAIYIFLQFMAGIPVSLDEAAMIDGANRWTIYWRVILPLLKPAIATVVIIKGIAIYNEFYLPFLYLPSEGMISTSLFNFKGPFGAQWEVIAAGTILVIVPTFLAFVFLQRWIYKGLVAGAVK, from the coding sequence ATGAGCCGCGTGCTCTCCGGCGTCGGCAAGTACGCCTCGCTCATCATCGCCGCGGTCGTGGTGCTCCTGCCCCTCTCGGTCGTGCTGTTCGCCAGCTTCAAGACCACGGCCGAGTACGGGTCGACCGGACCGCTGACCCCGCCGTCGAACTGGTTCAACCTCGAGAACTTCGGCATCGCCTTCACGAACGGCGACATGATCGAGGGGTTCGTCAACACGACGATCGTGCTCGTCATCTCGCTCGCCGGCACGATCGTGATCGGCACGATGGCGGCCTACGCGATCGACCGGTTCCAGTTCCGCGGGCGCAAGCTCATCATGGGCCTCTTCCTCGTGGCCACGCTCATCCCGAGCGTCACGAGCCAGGTCGCGACGTTCCAGATCATCGCGGGACTCGGCCTGTTCAACACGAAGGCGGCACTCGTGCTGCTCTTCCTCGGCACCGACATCATCGCGATCTACATCTTCCTGCAGTTCATGGCCGGCATCCCGGTCTCGCTCGACGAGGCCGCGATGATCGACGGTGCCAACCGGTGGACGATCTACTGGCGCGTCATCCTGCCCCTGCTGAAGCCCGCGATCGCGACGGTCGTGATCATCAAGGGCATCGCGATCTACAACGAGTTCTACCTCCCGTTCCTCTACCTGCCGTCGGAGGGCATGATCTCGACCTCGCTCTTCAACTTCAAGGGCCCGTTCGGTGCACAGTGGGAGGTGATCGCGGCGGGCACGATCCTCGTGATCGTCCCGACCTTCCTGGCGTTCGTCTTCCTGCAACGCTGGATCTACAAGGGCCTCGTGGCCGGAGCCGTCAAGTGA
- a CDS encoding glycoside hydrolase family 2 protein, with protein sequence MTSSAQQHLPRVERPLHTGWRVRAVSGPVPADIAATSIPATVPGVVHLDLMREGLIPDPYLDDHESALAWIGLVDWTYETTFDLAQGELAAASVHELVFDGLDTVATVSLNGTAIAEVANQHRTHRIDVTALVRAGGNDLVVAFRSPVKHANAQSLALGARPRPYPTPFDAIRKSACSFGWDWGIATATSGIWRPVRLESWSTARFGEVLVRATPDGDGGYVEAVVRVTRAAGSDDEGADVALDVDLEIAGVRTAVEIPAGEREAVVRVDLEQAERWWPVGYGEPVLHDVRVRLGVDGWVLDETTRRVGFRDLRWNTEPDADGTPFQLVVNDRPVFVKGVNWIPDDAFPVRVDRARYRARLEQAASAGLNLIRVWGGGIYEADAFYELADELGLLTWQDFLFACSAYSEEEPLRSEVAAEARDNIVRLAHHASLALLTGNNENLWGYEDWGWKLALDGRTWGAYYYHELFPQLVAELAPHVPYAPGSPFSPGGGEHGGEPGVEHAGEHPNAEAHGTMHVWDLWNQKDWPHYRDLEPRFVAEFGWQGPPAWSTLTRAISDDPLTPESPGMIVHQKAIDGNAKLTAGLVRHYRVPNDMETWHWAMQLNQANAISCALDHYRSHWPKTAGAVVWQLNDCWPVTSWAAIDGDGHAKPLLHAIRNAFAPRVVSVQPRAAESGAPGLAAIVGNDTDDAWSGELVFERRGFDGSVLARAAASVDVAARDALTVPVPVEVAEATDAAGELLVVTLGEVRGLWWFAEPRDSALAAADVEVETASAGAGVVTATVTAGSSVVRDLTLLVDKLDVRASVDSGLVTLLPGESHVFTVSGVDALEARAVADPRVLRSGNQLVTA encoded by the coding sequence ATGACCTCGTCAGCACAGCAGCACCTGCCCAGGGTCGAGCGACCCCTGCACACCGGATGGCGCGTGCGCGCGGTGTCGGGCCCCGTGCCCGCTGACATCGCCGCAACCTCGATCCCGGCGACCGTGCCGGGGGTCGTGCACCTCGATCTCATGCGGGAGGGGCTCATCCCCGACCCGTACCTCGACGACCACGAGTCGGCGCTCGCCTGGATCGGCCTCGTCGACTGGACCTACGAGACGACGTTCGATCTGGCGCAGGGCGAGCTCGCCGCGGCATCCGTGCACGAGCTCGTGTTCGACGGGCTCGACACCGTCGCGACCGTGTCGCTGAACGGCACCGCGATCGCCGAGGTGGCGAACCAGCACCGCACGCACCGCATCGACGTGACCGCGCTCGTGCGCGCGGGCGGCAACGACCTCGTCGTCGCCTTCCGCAGCCCGGTGAAGCACGCGAACGCCCAGAGCCTCGCGCTCGGCGCCCGCCCCCGCCCGTACCCGACGCCGTTCGACGCGATCCGCAAGTCGGCGTGCAGCTTCGGCTGGGACTGGGGCATCGCGACCGCGACGAGCGGCATCTGGCGCCCGGTGCGGCTCGAGTCGTGGTCGACCGCCCGGTTCGGCGAGGTGCTCGTGCGGGCGACGCCCGACGGCGACGGCGGGTACGTCGAGGCCGTCGTGCGCGTGACCCGCGCGGCGGGCTCCGACGACGAGGGGGCGGATGTCGCCCTCGACGTCGACCTCGAGATCGCGGGCGTGCGCACCGCCGTCGAGATCCCGGCGGGCGAGCGCGAGGCGGTCGTGCGCGTCGACCTCGAGCAGGCCGAGCGCTGGTGGCCCGTCGGCTACGGCGAGCCCGTGCTGCACGACGTGCGGGTGCGGCTCGGCGTCGACGGATGGGTGCTCGACGAGACGACGCGGCGCGTGGGGTTCCGCGACCTGCGCTGGAACACCGAGCCCGACGCCGACGGCACGCCGTTCCAGCTCGTGGTCAACGACCGGCCCGTCTTCGTGAAGGGCGTCAACTGGATCCCGGACGACGCGTTCCCCGTTCGCGTCGACCGCGCCCGCTATCGAGCACGGCTCGAGCAGGCGGCATCCGCCGGCCTGAACCTGATCCGCGTCTGGGGCGGCGGCATCTACGAGGCCGACGCGTTCTACGAGCTCGCCGACGAGCTCGGCCTGCTCACCTGGCAGGACTTCCTCTTCGCCTGCTCGGCCTACTCCGAGGAGGAGCCGCTGCGCTCCGAGGTCGCCGCCGAGGCGCGCGACAACATCGTGCGCCTCGCGCACCACGCGTCGCTCGCGCTGCTCACGGGCAACAACGAGAACCTCTGGGGCTACGAGGACTGGGGCTGGAAGCTCGCGCTCGACGGCAGGACCTGGGGCGCGTACTACTACCACGAGCTGTTCCCGCAGCTCGTGGCCGAGCTCGCTCCGCACGTGCCGTACGCGCCGGGCAGCCCGTTCAGCCCCGGCGGCGGCGAGCACGGCGGCGAGCCCGGCGTCGAGCACGCCGGCGAGCACCCGAACGCCGAGGCGCACGGCACGATGCACGTCTGGGACCTCTGGAACCAGAAGGACTGGCCGCACTACCGCGACCTCGAGCCGCGGTTCGTGGCCGAGTTCGGCTGGCAGGGCCCGCCCGCGTGGTCGACCCTCACGAGGGCGATCAGCGACGACCCGCTGACCCCCGAGTCGCCCGGCATGATCGTGCACCAGAAGGCGATCGACGGCAACGCGAAGCTCACCGCGGGACTCGTGCGCCACTACCGCGTGCCGAACGACATGGAGACCTGGCACTGGGCCATGCAGCTCAACCAGGCGAACGCGATCTCGTGCGCCCTCGACCACTACCGCTCGCACTGGCCGAAGACCGCGGGCGCCGTGGTGTGGCAGTTGAACGACTGCTGGCCGGTCACGTCGTGGGCCGCGATCGACGGCGACGGCCACGCCAAGCCGCTGCTGCACGCGATCCGCAATGCGTTCGCACCGCGCGTGGTGTCGGTGCAGCCGCGAGCCGCCGAATCGGGTGCGCCGGGCCTGGCCGCGATCGTCGGCAACGACACCGACGACGCCTGGTCGGGCGAGCTCGTGTTCGAGCGTCGCGGCTTCGACGGGTCGGTGCTCGCGCGCGCCGCGGCATCCGTCGACGTGGCGGCGCGCGATGCGCTCACGGTGCCGGTGCCCGTCGAGGTCGCCGAGGCGACGGATGCCGCGGGCGAGCTGCTCGTGGTGACGCTCGGCGAGGTGCGCGGGCTCTGGTGGTTCGCCGAGCCGCGCGACAGCGCGCTCGCCGCCGCCGACGTGGAGGTCGAAACCGCCTCGGCCGGTGCCGGCGTCGTCACGGCGACCGTCACTGCCGGGAGCTCGGTCGTGCGCGACCTCACGTTGCTCGTCGACAAGCTCGACGTGCGCGCCTCGGTCGACTCGGGACTCGTGACCCTGCTGCCCGGTGAGTCGCACGTGTTCACGGTGTCGGGCGTCGACGCACTCGAAGCGCGGGCCGTGGCCGATCCCCGCGTGCTCCGCAGCGGCAACCAGTTGGTGACCGCGTGA